A stretch of Candidatus Sphingomonas phytovorans DNA encodes these proteins:
- the thpR gene encoding RNA 2',3'-cyclic phosphodiesterase produces the protein MHRLFVALRPPPAVRAALAATMDGVPQARWQDDGQLHLTVRYIGPVDGRTAEDIVLALGQVHAPPVEVALSGVGAFDKKNRIDALWAGVAPHDALAALHRKIDHALVRLGLAPEGRAYLPHVTLARISRGAGFGPEIERWRAAHAGLASPPFKIEHMTLFESHLGGEGARYDVVERWHLD, from the coding sequence ATGCACCGCCTGTTCGTCGCCCTGCGTCCACCCCCTGCGGTCCGCGCCGCCCTTGCCGCGACGATGGACGGCGTGCCCCAGGCACGCTGGCAGGATGACGGCCAGCTCCACCTGACCGTCCGCTACATCGGCCCGGTCGACGGCCGCACGGCGGAGGATATCGTGCTGGCGCTCGGCCAGGTCCATGCGCCGCCGGTCGAGGTGGCGCTGTCGGGCGTCGGCGCCTTCGACAAGAAGAACCGTATCGATGCGCTCTGGGCCGGTGTCGCCCCGCACGACGCGCTCGCCGCGCTTCACCGGAAGATCGATCACGCACTCGTGCGCCTCGGCCTCGCGCCGGAGGGTCGTGCCTATCTACCGCATGTCACGCTCGCGCGGATCAGCCGCGGCGCGGGCTTCGGGCCTGAGATCGAGCGGTGGCGGGCGGCCCATGCCGGCCTGGCCAGCCCGCCCTTCAAGATCGAGCATATGACCCTGTTCGAAAGCCATCTCGGCGGCGAAGGCGCGCGATATGACGTCGTGGAACGCTGGCACCTCGACTGA
- a CDS encoding MFS transporter — translation MATTPTGASSRTPAYAWYVLGILFLVYILNFVDRQIISILAEDIKRDLGLKDEDLGFLYGTAFGVFYSLFGIPLGRLADNWNRVRLMTIGLALWSGMTALSGFARSGGMLAAARIGVGVGEATASPSAYSLISDYFPKRLRATALAIYSSGLYVGGGLSLGIGGLIVQRWNKAWPEGGPLGLHGWQAAFLIVGIPGLIVALWIATLREPKRGASEGLAEPAPHPAPFREFLEELLTILPPLTLIGAARGGVRAFIVNLLGLAVVIGCVSGLIAVGEPWPQWVAIGIGVYAVFSWACALKRRDPPTFRLIVGNPAFLCIVVAYGLNAFLSYAVSFWAAPHALRDLGASPATAGLLIGGFGAAGGFIGVTIGGIVADRLRRSFANGRVMVVIFGAVAPLPAVWVAFTTHDLWLYYAMLPVAQICAASALGASAATMQDLVLPRMRGTATGTFFIGTTLLGLAMGPYLAGRVSTLTGSLSVGVLSLLLTIPVTLAAGIAAYRLVPKAEASRETWAREAGEAI, via the coding sequence ATGGCCACCACACCCACCGGCGCGTCGTCGCGCACGCCAGCCTATGCCTGGTACGTCCTCGGCATCCTGTTCCTGGTCTACATTCTCAATTTCGTCGACCGGCAGATCATCTCCATCCTGGCCGAGGACATCAAGCGCGACCTGGGGCTCAAGGACGAGGATCTCGGCTTCCTCTACGGCACGGCGTTCGGCGTGTTCTATTCGCTGTTCGGCATTCCGCTCGGCCGCCTGGCCGACAACTGGAACCGAGTCCGGCTGATGACGATCGGCCTCGCGCTCTGGTCGGGCATGACCGCCCTGTCCGGCTTCGCGCGAAGCGGCGGGATGCTGGCGGCAGCGCGGATCGGCGTCGGCGTCGGCGAGGCCACCGCCAGCCCCTCGGCCTATTCGCTGATCTCCGACTATTTCCCGAAGCGCCTGCGCGCGACTGCGCTCGCGATCTACTCTTCCGGCCTCTATGTCGGCGGCGGGCTGTCGCTCGGCATCGGCGGGCTCATCGTCCAGCGCTGGAACAAGGCATGGCCCGAAGGCGGGCCACTTGGCCTGCACGGCTGGCAGGCGGCTTTCCTGATCGTGGGCATTCCAGGGCTGATCGTCGCCCTGTGGATCGCGACGCTGCGCGAACCGAAGCGCGGCGCGTCAGAGGGGCTGGCCGAGCCGGCACCGCACCCCGCCCCGTTCCGCGAGTTCCTCGAAGAACTCCTCACCATCTTGCCGCCGCTGACCCTGATCGGCGCGGCGCGCGGCGGCGTCCGCGCCTTCATCGTCAACCTGCTCGGTCTGGCGGTCGTGATCGGTTGCGTCAGCGGGCTGATCGCCGTCGGCGAGCCCTGGCCGCAATGGGTCGCGATCGGGATCGGCGTCTATGCCGTCTTCTCCTGGGCTTGTGCGTTGAAGCGGCGCGATCCGCCGACCTTCCGCCTGATCGTCGGCAATCCCGCCTTCCTCTGCATCGTCGTCGCCTATGGCCTCAACGCCTTCCTCTCCTATGCGGTAAGCTTCTGGGCGGCACCCCATGCGCTGCGCGACCTGGGCGCCTCGCCCGCGACCGCCGGACTGCTGATCGGCGGGTTCGGCGCTGCGGGCGGCTTCATCGGCGTCACGATCGGCGGCATCGTCGCCGACCGGCTTCGGCGGAGCTTCGCCAACGGGCGCGTGATGGTCGTCATCTTCGGGGCGGTCGCGCCGCTGCCGGCGGTCTGGGTCGCCTTCACCACTCATGATCTGTGGCTCTATTACGCGATGCTCCCCGTCGCCCAGATCTGCGCCGCCTCGGCCCTCGGCGCCTCCGCGGCGACGATGCAGGACCTGGTGCTACCGCGCATGCGCGGGACGGCGACGGGGACCTTCTTCATCGGCACGACGTTGCTCGGCCTGGCGATGGGCCCCTATCTGGCAGGGCGCGTCTCCACGCTGACCGGCAGCCTGTCGGTCGGCGTGCTTTCCCTGCTGCTGACCATACCCGTCACGCTGGCGGCCGGCATCGCCGCCTATCGGCTGGTTCCGAAGGCCGAGGCCAGTCGCGAGACCTGGGCGCGCGAGGCAGGCGAAGCGATCTGA
- a CDS encoding TonB-dependent receptor codes for MTIRSTILALTCLPALAIASAAHAQAAPEATAMVQEASAEGDIVVTAQLRSQNATEVPMALTAYSGRFLDDLGITDFEKLSRYVPGFVVQNQSPNNPGFVIRGITSDSGSAFNEPRVSVFQDGVSISKSRGSYVELFDLERVEVAKGPQSTLYGRGALIGAVNIVQAKADPSEQYGYFRASYGNFNAYQVDMTANAPITDTLAIRIAGRSKKRDGYVDNLLAKGNDQDFNSVDTQAIRGSLRWAPGKLTLDLIGNYQEDHANGTPFKSIAYNPTDPVTGAVIGDRGRNSGAALAPQPGFENSTPLGLNRRVWGATGIANYAIDDHWSINALGSYRRFQSLEVFDADGISLPALTAAEDARGNQTMGTLRLSYTSDRLTAFFGGTYFHEDGLQRTPASFDERVALARVASALNGFIPGRPATDPAPLSWIGNPAFTSQLIQGVAAASGVSLGSTPALAAATALGIARNLKANHLESSTNYARTNAVDLFADATFRVTDRLELGAGIRYSHDDKSTGITAAVLNGRSILGGFIGALSLPAGAQRDALIGALALPGAVLNSLPASAVPFFGIGLQPTAGNGTRFDQGLKDSGFTWRATARYEASADASIYATYARGRRPQVLSVSTPGAPYGAPSFKVLPSETVDSYEVGVKTALLDRKLFADGSVFLYNYSNFQTLEQIGTQFVTTNAGKARSYGFEGQVRYVPSDALMLFATYAYNHGRFTEGVRDGNHFRLSPDNAASAGFTLKQPVGPVKIDFTPSVTWQSSIFFDDDNDLPALQKGNLIPDMVQDEFQKGYALVDARFGVESANGIWRLEAFVTNLFDRKYIKDAGNTGDALGLPTFIGGEPRFYGLSLTVRSRAR; via the coding sequence ATGACGATCCGCTCGACGATTCTCGCGCTCACCTGCCTTCCGGCGCTGGCGATCGCATCGGCCGCCCATGCCCAGGCAGCGCCCGAAGCGACCGCGATGGTCCAGGAAGCGTCAGCCGAGGGCGACATCGTCGTGACCGCGCAGCTTCGCAGCCAGAATGCGACCGAAGTGCCGATGGCGCTGACTGCCTATTCCGGCCGGTTCCTCGATGATCTGGGCATCACCGATTTCGAAAAGCTGTCGCGCTACGTCCCCGGCTTCGTCGTGCAAAACCAGTCGCCCAACAATCCCGGCTTCGTGATCCGCGGCATCACCTCGGACAGCGGCTCCGCGTTCAACGAGCCGCGCGTCTCGGTCTTCCAGGACGGCGTCTCCATCTCCAAGTCGCGCGGTTCCTATGTGGAACTGTTCGATCTGGAACGGGTCGAGGTGGCGAAGGGCCCGCAATCGACGCTGTATGGCCGCGGCGCGCTGATCGGGGCGGTCAACATCGTCCAGGCCAAGGCCGATCCGAGCGAGCAATATGGCTATTTCCGCGCCAGCTACGGCAATTTCAACGCCTATCAGGTCGATATGACGGCGAATGCGCCGATCACCGATACCCTCGCGATCCGTATCGCCGGCCGTTCGAAGAAGCGCGACGGCTATGTCGACAATCTGCTCGCCAAGGGCAACGATCAGGATTTCAACTCGGTCGATACCCAGGCGATCCGTGGCTCGCTGCGCTGGGCGCCGGGCAAGCTGACCCTGGACCTGATCGGCAATTATCAGGAGGATCATGCCAACGGCACGCCGTTCAAGTCGATCGCCTACAACCCGACCGATCCGGTGACGGGTGCGGTGATCGGCGATCGCGGGCGTAATTCGGGCGCGGCACTGGCGCCGCAGCCGGGTTTCGAGAACAGCACGCCGCTCGGCCTGAATCGTCGCGTCTGGGGTGCGACGGGCATCGCCAATTACGCGATCGACGATCACTGGTCGATCAACGCGCTGGGCTCCTATCGGCGCTTCCAGTCGCTCGAAGTGTTCGATGCCGACGGCATCTCGCTGCCGGCGCTGACCGCGGCGGAGGATGCGCGCGGCAACCAGACGATGGGCACGCTGCGCCTGTCCTACACGTCCGACCGTCTGACCGCGTTTTTCGGCGGCACCTATTTCCATGAGGACGGGCTGCAACGCACGCCGGCGTCGTTCGACGAGCGTGTGGCCCTCGCCCGGGTGGCCTCGGCGCTCAACGGCTTCATTCCCGGGCGTCCCGCGACCGATCCGGCGCCGCTGAGCTGGATCGGCAACCCCGCCTTCACTTCACAACTGATCCAGGGCGTGGCCGCCGCGAGCGGCGTCTCGCTTGGTTCGACCCCGGCGCTGGCCGCGGCGACCGCGCTGGGGATCGCGAGGAACCTCAAGGCGAACCATCTCGAAAGCTCGACCAACTATGCGCGGACCAACGCGGTCGACCTGTTCGCCGACGCCACGTTCCGTGTCACCGACCGGCTCGAGCTGGGGGCCGGCATCCGCTACAGCCATGACGACAAGTCGACCGGGATCACCGCCGCGGTGCTCAATGGCCGGTCGATCCTGGGCGGCTTCATCGGCGCGCTCAGTCTGCCGGCTGGCGCGCAGCGCGATGCGCTGATCGGCGCTCTGGCGCTGCCGGGGGCAGTGCTCAACAGCTTGCCGGCGAGCGCCGTGCCGTTCTTCGGCATCGGGCTTCAGCCAACGGCCGGCAATGGCACGCGCTTCGATCAGGGCCTCAAGGATTCCGGTTTCACCTGGCGCGCGACCGCTCGCTACGAGGCGAGCGCCGACGCCAGCATCTACGCCACCTATGCCCGGGGCCGCCGGCCCCAGGTGCTGAGCGTGTCGACGCCCGGTGCGCCCTATGGCGCGCCTAGCTTCAAGGTGCTGCCGTCGGAGACCGTCGACAGCTATGAAGTGGGCGTGAAGACTGCCTTGCTCGACCGCAAGCTGTTCGCTGACGGATCGGTGTTCCTGTATAATTACAGCAACTTCCAGACCCTTGAGCAGATCGGCACGCAGTTCGTGACGACCAATGCCGGCAAGGCGCGAAGCTATGGCTTCGAGGGGCAGGTCCGCTATGTCCCATCGGACGCGCTGATGCTGTTCGCGACCTATGCCTATAATCATGGCCGGTTCACCGAAGGCGTGCGCGACGGCAATCATTTCCGCCTCTCGCCCGACAATGCCGCCTCGGCGGGTTTCACGCTGAAGCAGCCGGTCGGCCCGGTGAAGATCGATTTCACCCCGAGCGTGACCTGGCAGTCGAGCATCTTCTTCGATGACGACAACGATCTGCCGGCGCTGCAGAAGGGCAATCTGATCCCCGATATGGTGCAGGACGAATTCCAGAAGGGCTATGCGCTGGTCGATGCGCGGTTCGGCGTTGAATCCGCCAACGGCATCTGGCGGCTCGAGGCGTTCGTCACGAACCTGTTCGACCGCAAATATATCAAAGATGCCGGCAATACCGGGGACGCGCTGGGCCTGCCGACCTTCATCGGCGGCGAGCCCCGCTTCTACGGCCTGTCGCTGACCGTGCGGAGCCGCGCGCGCTGA
- a CDS encoding extensin family protein, whose protein sequence is MRTIRGLVGGMTIAAIVLAAALLLFAALRGRPQDLPWTPLDLSQPVGMMTGRKLASLTGDFPRCRALLDRAGVRYTALAEVKAGRCGYADGVRFDSGGSRRAAYSPADLGTACPVAAALSVWEWNVIQPAARRLLGSPVATIEHFGSYNCRRIGGSTAWSEHATANAIDIAGFRLANGKRITVAADWKGDGPEATFLHEARNGACRLFSTTLSPDYNAAHRDHLHLDQAARGEFGWRACR, encoded by the coding sequence ATGCGGACAATACGGGGGTTGGTCGGCGGCATGACGATCGCCGCGATCGTGCTGGCGGCGGCATTGTTGCTGTTCGCCGCGCTGCGCGGCCGGCCACAGGATCTGCCCTGGACCCCGCTCGACCTGAGCCAGCCGGTCGGCATGATGACGGGTCGGAAGCTCGCCAGCCTGACCGGCGATTTCCCCAGATGCCGGGCGCTGCTCGACAGGGCGGGAGTACGCTACACGGCGCTGGCCGAGGTAAAGGCCGGCCGGTGCGGCTATGCCGACGGGGTACGCTTCGATTCCGGCGGATCCCGGCGCGCCGCCTATTCGCCGGCCGATCTCGGCACCGCCTGCCCGGTGGCGGCTGCCCTGTCAGTGTGGGAGTGGAACGTGATCCAGCCCGCCGCGCGCCGGTTGCTCGGCAGCCCGGTCGCGACGATCGAGCATTTCGGCAGCTATAATTGCCGTCGCATCGGCGGCAGCACCGCATGGAGCGAGCACGCCACCGCCAACGCGATCGACATCGCGGGCTTCCGCCTGGCGAACGGCAAGCGCATCACCGTGGCGGCTGACTGGAAAGGCGACGGGCCCGAAGCGACGTTCCTCCACGAAGCCCGCAATGGTGCATGCCGCCTGTTCTCGACCACGCTATCGCCCGACTATAACGCGGCGCACCGGGACCATCTGCACCTGGACCAGGCAGCGCGCGGCGAGTTCGGCTGGCGGGCGTGCCGGTGA
- a CDS encoding DUF885 domain-containing protein, with product MHLKTALAALLASTATVPAYSQALAPPVPLAGDSAEDMKLKRLFYDSDEAGLKRDPISAIFRGDLRYADQFGDYLSDAHIAAERAANDSNLRNLATIDRAKLTAVDQVAYDVFRNQTEIALRGLGQDIVALTIVRPLDHFFGFQTFYPDFASGQGAAPFKTLADYENNLRRNTGYARLLDEAIVRFREGMKAGIVQPKLVVRNMIGQFDNLIAEQGEASTFYGPVKKFPEGISPADQARLRAAYAAQISDVIVPAEKRMRDFLANSYLAAARDSVGLSGMPGGDKLYAYLIESNTTLPLGADEVHKLGLSEVARILKAMEVQKNAVGFKGTLAEFFTFLRTDKRFAPQSAAQLRDGYTAIGARIQKRIGEQFSLLPKTALEIRPVPAYKEKTDAGGSYQGGTPDGSRPGVFYYNTYDLPSRYMWEMETLFLHEAVPGHHFQISLAQENAALPAFMRFGGNTAYSEGWGLYAETLWPELGVETDAYQRMGGLNDEMLRAMRLVVDTGIHAKGWTRDQSIDYMLANSPMARTDATAEVERYIAIPGQALAYKIGQLTISGAKAKAKAALGAKFDPRGFHAEVLDTGALPMPVLEKKIDRWIAAGGPVAVR from the coding sequence ATGCACCTGAAGACCGCCCTCGCTGCCCTGCTCGCCTCCACCGCGACGGTGCCTGCCTATTCCCAGGCCTTGGCGCCGCCGGTGCCGCTCGCGGGCGACAGTGCCGAGGACATGAAGCTCAAGCGGCTGTTCTACGACAGCGACGAAGCAGGTCTGAAGCGCGACCCGATCTCGGCCATCTTCAGGGGCGATCTGCGCTATGCGGACCAGTTCGGCGACTATCTGTCCGACGCCCATATCGCTGCCGAACGTGCCGCCAATGACAGCAACCTGCGCAATCTGGCGACGATCGACCGGGCGAAGCTGACGGCGGTGGATCAGGTCGCCTATGACGTGTTCCGCAACCAGACCGAGATCGCCCTGCGCGGGCTGGGCCAGGATATCGTGGCGCTGACGATCGTCCGGCCGCTCGACCATTTCTTCGGTTTCCAGACCTTCTATCCCGATTTCGCGTCCGGCCAGGGGGCTGCGCCGTTCAAGACGCTGGCGGATTACGAGAACAACCTGAGGCGCAACACAGGCTATGCGCGGCTGCTCGACGAGGCGATCGTTCGCTTTCGCGAGGGCATGAAGGCGGGGATCGTCCAGCCCAAGCTGGTCGTGCGGAACATGATCGGCCAGTTCGACAATCTGATCGCCGAGCAGGGCGAGGCATCGACATTCTATGGCCCGGTGAAGAAGTTTCCGGAGGGAATCTCTCCCGCCGATCAGGCACGGCTCAGGGCCGCTTATGCGGCGCAGATCAGCGATGTGATCGTGCCGGCGGAGAAGCGGATGCGCGATTTCCTGGCCAATAGCTATCTGGCGGCGGCGCGGGACAGCGTCGGCCTGTCGGGCATGCCGGGCGGGGACAAGCTCTATGCCTATCTGATCGAATCCAACACGACGCTGCCGCTCGGGGCAGACGAGGTGCACAAGCTGGGCCTGTCGGAGGTCGCGCGCATCCTGAAGGCGATGGAGGTGCAGAAGAATGCCGTCGGCTTCAAGGGCACGCTGGCGGAATTCTTCACCTTCCTGCGCACCGACAAGAGGTTCGCGCCCCAATCTGCGGCGCAGTTGCGCGACGGCTATACCGCGATCGGCGCGCGCATCCAGAAGCGCATCGGCGAGCAATTCTCCCTGCTGCCCAAGACCGCGCTGGAGATCCGCCCGGTGCCGGCCTACAAGGAAAAGACCGATGCCGGCGGGTCCTACCAGGGCGGTACGCCGGACGGGTCGCGGCCGGGCGTCTTCTATTACAATACCTATGACCTTCCCTCGCGCTACATGTGGGAGATGGAGACCCTGTTCCTGCACGAGGCGGTGCCGGGGCATCATTTCCAGATCAGCCTCGCGCAGGAAAACGCGGCCCTCCCCGCTTTCATGCGGTTCGGCGGGAATACTGCCTATAGCGAGGGGTGGGGCCTCTATGCCGAGACGCTGTGGCCCGAACTCGGCGTCGAGACCGACGCGTATCAGCGGATGGGCGGCCTGAACGACGAGATGCTGCGTGCGATGCGGCTGGTGGTCGATACGGGCATTCACGCCAAGGGTTGGACCCGCGACCAGTCGATCGATTATATGCTCGCCAATTCGCCGATGGCCCGCACCGACGCGACGGCCGAGGTGGAGCGCTACATCGCGATTCCCGGGCAGGCGCTTGCCTACAAGATCGGGCAGCTGACCATTTCCGGCGCCAAGGCCAAGGCAAAGGCGGCGCTTGGCGCCAAATTCGATCCGCGCGGCTTCCACGCGGAAGTACTCGACACGGGCGCGTTGCCGATGCCCGTGCTGGAGAAGAAGATCGACCGCTGGATCGCGGCGGGTGGGCCCGTGGCGGTGCGCTGA
- a CDS encoding superoxide dismutase family protein gives MRIMTIGTAAALVLGLSACGKSHAEVGAPVADGAVATASLRTADGADAGRVTAHEVTGGLRFTIDAKGLPPGTHGAHVHTTGTCTPPDFASAGGHWNPTGMKHGSMNPAGPHEGDLPNLIVGTDGRGTLGITIPGATMAGLLDADGSAIVVHAAADDLMTDPSGNSGARIACGVFAAG, from the coding sequence ATGCGGATCATGACGATCGGGACGGCGGCTGCGCTTGTGCTCGGGCTTTCGGCGTGCGGCAAATCGCATGCCGAGGTCGGGGCACCGGTCGCCGATGGTGCGGTGGCAACCGCAAGCCTGCGTACTGCGGACGGCGCCGATGCGGGCCGGGTCACCGCGCATGAAGTGACGGGTGGCCTGCGCTTCACCATCGATGCCAAGGGCCTGCCGCCGGGCACCCACGGTGCGCATGTACATACGACCGGCACGTGCACGCCGCCGGATTTCGCCAGCGCTGGCGGGCACTGGAACCCGACCGGGATGAAGCATGGCTCGATGAACCCGGCGGGGCCGCATGAGGGGGACCTGCCCAATCTCATCGTCGGCACCGACGGGCGTGGCACGCTTGGCATCACCATTCCGGGCGCGACGATGGCCGGACTGCTGGACGCTGACGGATCGGCGATCGTGGTGCATGCCGCAGCGGACGACCTGATGACCGATCCGTCGGGCAACAGCGGCGCGCGGATCGCGTGCGGGGTGTTCGCGGCGGGCTAG
- a CDS encoding Bax inhibitor-1/YccA family protein gives MANWSDPQSGATSFATATGARTEAFDAGLRRYMLSVYNYMFSGILLTGIVAMAFAGSGMAAQVFQNPGILKWIIVFAPLGFVFGMSYGGGRMSAGTLQAMFWGFAVAMGLSLSTIFLQYTGTSIAQSFFATAAAFGGLSLYGYTTKRDLSAFGTFLIMGLVGLIVASLLNLFFQSGAFALVISIVGVLLFAGLTAYDTQRTKSMYAQVAGTSAEQHVVIMSALNLYLDFINMFMFILRLFGNRN, from the coding sequence ATGGCTAATTGGTCCGACCCCCAATCTGGCGCGACATCGTTCGCGACGGCAACGGGCGCACGCACCGAGGCGTTTGACGCGGGTCTGCGCCGCTACATGCTGTCGGTCTATAACTACATGTTCTCGGGGATCCTGCTGACGGGTATCGTCGCGATGGCCTTCGCCGGCTCCGGTATGGCCGCTCAGGTGTTCCAGAATCCCGGCATCCTGAAGTGGATTATCGTGTTCGCCCCACTCGGTTTCGTGTTCGGCATGAGCTACGGCGGCGGGCGGATGTCCGCCGGCACGCTCCAGGCGATGTTCTGGGGCTTCGCGGTGGCGATGGGCCTGTCGCTCTCGACCATCTTCCTCCAGTACACCGGCACCTCGATCGCTCAGTCGTTCTTCGCGACGGCGGCGGCGTTCGGTGGTCTCAGCCTTTACGGCTACACGACCAAGCGTGACCTGTCGGCGTTCGGCACCTTCCTGATCATGGGCCTTGTCGGCCTGATCGTGGCGAGCCTGCTGAACCTGTTCTTCCAGTCGGGTGCGTTCGCGCTGGTGATCAGCATCGTCGGCGTGCTGCTGTTCGCTGGCCTCACCGCGTATGACACGCAGCGTACCAAGAGCATGTATGCTCAGGTCGCCGGTACCAGTGCCGAGCAGCATGTCGTGATCATGTCGGCGCTGAACCTGTATCTCGACTTCATCAACATGTTCATGTTCATCCTGCGTCTGTTCGGCAACCGGAACTAA
- a CDS encoding NUDIX domain-containing protein translates to MSDVSPAIPAATLVLFREGPGAPELLMVERSKAMVFAGGALVFPGGRVDPGDHALALTLPGDPEDMAARIAAIRETVEEVGVPVGLNPSPDADALAALRAALHAGISFGEALHDAGLALDPAPLVPFARWLPAHAHMRIFDTRFYIARMPEGVSEPVVDDTENVRVFWATAQAVLDDADAGRARIIFPTRRNLERLARFASFDEAAADAARYPIRPVTPWEDQIGGVPHLRIPDDLGYPVTAEPITSALRG, encoded by the coding sequence ATGTCCGACGTGTCGCCCGCCATCCCCGCCGCCACGCTCGTCCTGTTCCGCGAAGGACCGGGCGCGCCCGAACTGCTGATGGTGGAACGTTCCAAGGCGATGGTGTTCGCTGGCGGCGCGCTGGTGTTCCCCGGCGGCCGGGTCGATCCGGGCGACCATGCGCTGGCGCTGACGCTGCCCGGCGATCCCGAGGACATGGCGGCGCGTATCGCCGCGATCCGCGAGACGGTCGAGGAAGTGGGCGTTCCGGTCGGCCTGAATCCCAGTCCGGACGCCGATGCCCTCGCCGCTCTTCGCGCGGCACTGCACGCCGGTATCTCGTTCGGCGAGGCGCTGCACGACGCCGGGCTCGCGCTTGACCCAGCACCGCTCGTCCCCTTTGCCCGCTGGCTGCCGGCGCATGCGCATATGCGCATCTTCGACACCCGATTCTATATCGCGCGCATGCCTGAGGGAGTATCCGAACCGGTGGTCGACGACACCGAGAATGTCCGCGTCTTCTGGGCGACGGCGCAGGCAGTGCTCGACGATGCCGATGCCGGCCGCGCACGGATCATCTTCCCGACGCGCCGCAACCTCGAACGCCTCGCGCGCTTCGCGAGCTTCGACGAAGCGGCGGCCGACGCGGCGCGCTACCCGATCCGTCCGGTCACGCCGTGGGAAGACCAGATCGGCGGCGTGCCGCACCTCCGCATCCCCGACGATCTCGGCTATCCAGTCACCGCGGAACCGATCACGAGCGCCCTCAGAGGTTGA
- a CDS encoding transglutaminase family protein, whose translation MRLAIDVMLDYWIEGSADVLLLVEAAAMADQRLEQQDLSIYCNEPLRAVRGEEGIGQRTWARGDGAFRVEYRAVVAIDRGVADLAALAPTPARMLPAVTIPYLLPSRYCESDKFEGFVEQEFAGLEGGALAAAMGDWVRAHLTYASGSSSGVTTALMTFADRRGVCRDYAHLLVALARAGGIPARCVSAYAPGVDPPDFHAVAELWLAGAWHLVDATGMASCSDLARVAVGRDATDIAFMTVFGRAMMNQQRVVVRRIDG comes from the coding sequence ATGCGCCTCGCGATCGACGTGATGCTCGATTACTGGATCGAAGGTTCGGCGGACGTGCTGCTGCTGGTCGAGGCGGCGGCGATGGCCGATCAGCGGCTGGAGCAGCAGGACCTCAGCATCTATTGCAATGAGCCGTTGCGCGCCGTGCGCGGCGAGGAAGGGATCGGCCAGCGAACCTGGGCGCGGGGCGACGGTGCCTTCCGTGTCGAATATCGTGCGGTGGTGGCGATCGACCGGGGCGTCGCCGATCTGGCGGCACTGGCGCCGACCCCGGCGCGGATGCTGCCGGCGGTGACCATCCCCTATCTGCTGCCCAGCCGATATTGCGAGTCCGACAAGTTCGAAGGATTTGTCGAGCAGGAGTTTGCCGGGCTCGAAGGCGGCGCGCTTGCCGCGGCGATGGGTGACTGGGTGCGTGCACACCTGACCTATGCGTCGGGAAGCAGCAGCGGCGTGACGACGGCGCTGATGACCTTTGCCGATCGCCGCGGCGTGTGTCGCGACTATGCCCATCTGCTGGTCGCACTGGCACGGGCGGGTGGAATCCCGGCGCGGTGCGTGTCGGCCTATGCGCCGGGCGTCGATCCGCCCGATTTCCACGCTGTTGCTGAGCTGTGGCTGGCAGGGGCCTGGCATCTGGTGGATGCGACCGGCATGGCGTCGTGCAGCGATCTCGCCCGGGTGGCGGTTGGGCGCGACGCGACCGACATCGCGTTCATGACCGTCTTCGGCCGGGCGATGATGAACCAGCAGCGTGTTGTAGTTCGCCGGATCGACGGCTGA